One genomic region from Paramicrobacterium agarici encodes:
- a CDS encoding DUF2017 family protein, whose amino-acid sequence MQAFRRSGDHVEAQFEDIEVSVLTNLTEQLRSLIDGVAAGAAVDDAAGERLFPAAYTDDDEAAAEFRRFTVDELAQSKKADADAVLTTFREHGALPVQMGRTAVVRIDRELALQWMRSLTDLRLSLDSRIAEPTEELVAELSDDDVESLRGMYDWLTFVQGTLIEAVEELDAL is encoded by the coding sequence ATGCAGGCATTTCGCAGGTCGGGCGATCACGTCGAGGCCCAATTCGAAGACATCGAAGTCTCGGTGCTGACCAACCTCACTGAGCAGCTGCGCTCGCTCATCGACGGGGTGGCGGCAGGCGCAGCCGTCGACGATGCCGCGGGGGAGCGGCTCTTTCCCGCTGCCTACACCGACGACGACGAAGCAGCCGCCGAGTTTCGGCGCTTCACGGTCGACGAGCTCGCGCAGAGCAAGAAGGCTGACGCGGATGCTGTGCTGACGACGTTTCGCGAGCATGGCGCGCTTCCCGTGCAGATGGGGCGAACGGCGGTCGTGCGCATTGACCGTGAGCTGGCGCTGCAGTGGATGCGGTCGCTCACCGATCTGCGGCTGAGTCTCGACTCGCGCATCGCGGAACCGACCGAGGAGCTCGTGGCGGAGTTGAGTGATGACGACGTCGAGTCGCTGCGGGGAATGTACGACTGGCTGACCTTCGTGCAGGGAACCTTGATTGAGGCGGTCGAGGAGCTCGACGCGCTCTGA
- a CDS encoding DUF6434 domain-containing protein yields the protein MIDESRPRPALSAALSEQEFRRWYWLKEELQRFARSLGVSASGSKDVLSARIAAHLSDRAFDEPARRRSGGPQLVAPLNRSTVIPRGQRCSQLVRAWFVEQVGSRFTFDEPMRQFFAETDGSQTFADALAHWRATREVVAKPIGAQFEYNRFTRAWRSQHPEGTREQLLADWRAYRSRPIDERGRI from the coding sequence ATGATCGACGAATCCCGGCCTCGTCCCGCTCTCAGCGCGGCGCTTTCCGAGCAGGAGTTCCGGCGGTGGTACTGGTTGAAAGAAGAATTGCAGCGCTTCGCGCGGTCGCTCGGTGTCTCGGCGTCTGGCAGCAAAGACGTACTGAGCGCGAGGATCGCCGCGCACCTCAGCGACCGAGCCTTCGATGAGCCCGCTCGGCGCCGATCGGGTGGGCCGCAGCTGGTCGCTCCCCTCAACCGCTCGACCGTGATTCCGCGCGGCCAGCGCTGCAGTCAGCTGGTCCGGGCGTGGTTCGTGGAGCAGGTCGGAAGCCGTTTCACATTCGACGAGCCCATGCGCCAGTTTTTCGCGGAGACCGATGGCAGCCAGACCTTCGCCGATGCACTCGCGCACTGGCGTGCCACCCGCGAGGTTGTGGCGAAGCCGATCGGTGCGCAGTTCGAGTACAACAGATTTACGCGGGCGTGGCGCTCACAGCATCCTGAGGGCACTCGCGAGCAGCTGCTCGCTGACTGGCGCGCATACCGCAGCCGGCCCATCGACGAGCGTGGGCGCATCTGA
- the clpS gene encoding ATP-dependent Clp protease adapter ClpS translates to MPQTTHDPRLDEQLTLGSPWVTIVWDDPVNLMTYVAFVFRSYFGMSRQKAERLMLKVHNDGRAVVASGTREEMERHVSAMHGYGLMATLQKADE, encoded by the coding sequence ATGCCGCAGACCACGCATGACCCGCGACTCGACGAGCAGCTGACGCTCGGATCGCCGTGGGTGACGATCGTGTGGGACGACCCGGTCAACCTCATGACGTACGTGGCGTTCGTGTTCCGCAGCTATTTCGGCATGAGCAGGCAGAAGGCGGAACGGCTGATGCTGAAGGTGCATAATGACGGACGGGCTGTCGTCGCGAGCGGCACGCGCGAAGAGATGGAGCGGCACGTCAGCGCAATGCACGGTTACGGGCTCATGGCGACGCTTCAGAAGGCGGACGAGTGA
- a CDS encoding glutathione S-transferase family protein: MAESTDAGGRYVEPGKPYDRDTNYIEDRITRDGRDGWPVEAGRYRLIAARACPWANRTIIVRRLLGLEDAISLGLPGPTHDQRSWTFDLDPGGVDPVLGIERLQQAYFARFSGYPRGITVPAIVDIPSGAVVTNNFPQITIDFETEWTEFHREGAPDLYPKALREEIDEVNRYVYHEVNNGVYKAGFAGSQEAYEHAYTELFDRLDWLSARLENQRYLVGDTITEADIRLFTTLARFDAVYNGHFKCNRSKLAEMPVLWAYARDLFQTPGFGDTIDFAQIKAHYYLVHRDINPSGIVPVGPDETVWLTPHGRDELGGRPFGDGTPPPPPREGEGVPELRSA; the protein is encoded by the coding sequence ATGGCTGAATCAACGGATGCTGGTGGTCGCTACGTGGAGCCGGGGAAACCCTACGACCGCGACACCAACTACATTGAAGATCGCATTACGCGCGATGGCCGCGACGGATGGCCCGTCGAGGCAGGGCGCTATCGTCTGATCGCCGCACGCGCGTGCCCGTGGGCGAACCGCACGATCATTGTGCGGCGCCTTCTGGGACTCGAAGACGCCATCTCGCTCGGCCTCCCCGGGCCGACGCATGATCAGCGCAGCTGGACGTTCGACCTCGACCCCGGCGGCGTCGATCCCGTGCTCGGCATCGAGCGCCTGCAGCAGGCATACTTCGCGCGCTTCAGCGGCTACCCGCGTGGTATCACGGTGCCCGCCATCGTCGATATTCCAAGCGGAGCAGTCGTCACGAACAACTTCCCGCAGATCACGATCGACTTTGAAACCGAGTGGACGGAGTTCCACCGCGAGGGCGCGCCCGACTTGTACCCGAAGGCGCTGCGCGAGGAGATCGACGAAGTCAACCGGTACGTTTACCACGAGGTGAACAACGGCGTCTACAAGGCCGGGTTCGCGGGGTCACAAGAGGCGTACGAACACGCCTACACCGAGCTGTTCGACCGTCTCGACTGGCTAAGCGCGCGCCTCGAGAATCAGCGGTACCTTGTCGGCGACACGATCACCGAGGCCGACATTCGGCTGTTCACCACTCTCGCGCGGTTCGACGCCGTCTACAACGGGCACTTCAAGTGCAATCGATCGAAGCTGGCCGAGATGCCCGTGCTCTGGGCTTACGCGCGCGACCTCTTTCAGACGCCGGGATTCGGCGACACGATCGACTTCGCGCAGATCAAAGCCCACTACTACCTCGTGCACCGCGATATCAATCCGAGCGGCATTGTTCCCGTCGGTCCCGACGAGACGGTCTGGCTCACGCCGCACGGGCGCGACGAGCTGGGAGGGCGCCCATTCGGTGACGGCACGCCCCCGCCTCCGCCGCGCGAAGGCGAGGGCGTTCCCGAGCTGCGCTCCGCGTGA
- a CDS encoding glycosyltransferase, with protein MIATDQHAESLGGAQVSIRLQKKFLEKAGHRVSIVAPGMHRDHPHDPCYVDLPSFPITVDREYALTRPGRRSDRILDAEMVQREPVHVVHIQGDFWGAVIGLRYARRHGIPVVLTFHNNMEFGLRKTVPFPKLVTKLLLSIEGRSLGGQMSLLRPDAWRYLNELALRADAVTAPSNHFAALLRQKGVAQQIDVVRTGTDDDVIDDVLASVDREKTSRPTIVWMGRMSHEKRVLEFLQAVDASGANAEVRLYGQGLLLSRAREFVAKHRMTDRVIFSGKVPYRNALEAIARADALAQTSIGFETQGMTVFEAAALGTTSIVCDPAIAAELPEGVYVEPADDSVAALAETIARVVDSTASGELTRPSPNAAESLRQSAQTARMIEIYERITA; from the coding sequence ATGATCGCGACTGACCAGCACGCGGAGTCGCTCGGTGGTGCGCAGGTATCAATCCGGCTGCAGAAGAAGTTTCTCGAGAAGGCCGGGCACCGGGTCTCGATCGTCGCGCCCGGGATGCATCGCGATCATCCGCACGACCCCTGCTACGTGGACCTTCCCTCATTCCCCATCACGGTCGACCGCGAGTACGCGCTGACACGACCGGGGCGCCGTAGCGACCGCATCCTCGACGCCGAGATGGTGCAACGCGAACCCGTGCACGTCGTGCACATTCAGGGGGACTTCTGGGGAGCGGTCATCGGCCTGCGATACGCGCGTCGTCACGGCATTCCCGTTGTTCTGACGTTCCACAACAACATGGAGTTCGGTCTGCGCAAGACCGTGCCGTTCCCCAAGCTCGTTACCAAACTGCTGCTCAGCATCGAGGGGCGTTCGCTCGGGGGACAGATGTCGCTGCTGCGCCCGGACGCCTGGCGTTATCTCAATGAGCTTGCCCTGCGAGCGGATGCTGTCACGGCGCCCAGCAATCACTTCGCCGCGCTGCTGCGACAGAAGGGCGTTGCGCAGCAAATCGACGTGGTGCGCACCGGCACCGATGACGACGTGATCGACGACGTGCTCGCGAGCGTCGACCGCGAGAAGACATCGCGCCCGACCATCGTGTGGATGGGGCGCATGAGTCATGAAAAACGCGTTCTCGAGTTTCTGCAGGCTGTCGACGCATCGGGAGCGAACGCCGAGGTGCGCCTCTATGGGCAGGGGCTGCTGCTGTCGAGAGCCCGCGAGTTCGTGGCCAAGCACCGCATGACCGATCGCGTGATCTTCTCGGGAAAGGTGCCCTACCGCAACGCCCTCGAGGCGATCGCCCGGGCCGACGCCCTCGCGCAGACCTCGATCGGTTTTGAAACGCAGGGCATGACCGTCTTCGAAGCGGCGGCGCTCGGCACGACATCGATCGTGTGCGACCCGGCGATCGCCGCAGAGCTGCCCGAGGGCGTGTACGTCGAACCGGCGGACGACTCGGTGGCGGCGCTCGCCGAGACGATCGCGCGCGTCGTCGATTCGACAGCATCCGGTGAACTGACCCGCCCCTCACCGAACGCTGCAGAGTCACTGCGGCAAAGCGCCCAGACCGCGCGCATGATCGAGATCTACGAGCGCATCACGGCGTAA
- a CDS encoding DHA2 family efflux MFS transporter permease subunit, with product MTSVKHGSKGKRRWIGLGMLAASLSMIVLDGTIVGVALPTLISDLDLDVSEAQWVNGVYSVVFAALLLTSGRLGDRFGRRRLLIAGIVVFVAGSVIAAFATSASTLIAARVVQGVGGSLILPTTLSSVNATFRGRDRAIAFGVWGAVISGMAALGPLAGGWITTTLTWQWIFIVNVPLGAILIVGVLMTVDESRERSGAHGVDVVGLLLSVAGFGLLVFGLIEGQSLGWWAPASPLTILGWTWGTDAAVSAVPIALVLGAASLVFFAMWEQRRARRNVSAILDLSLFRVSAFRWGNLVALCVAIGEFGLLFVLPLFIVNALGVSTLHAGLALAAMGLGAFVAGAEARHISARFSAPTTVLIGLVLETVAVSALVFVVTASMSLWLLAGVLVVYGLGLGLASAQLTGTVLADIPVEQSGQGSATQSTVRQVGSALGTAVIGTVLAASLAGVIPVHLDAVEGLPSEQAASISDATVSAAGGTIEPLREQGTDSAFGSAAPDVVEALSEGMADATRISIAAAGGFLALGAIGSTGLRASSRRARRVFRAAS from the coding sequence ATGACGTCGGTGAAGCACGGGTCGAAGGGCAAACGGCGCTGGATCGGCCTCGGGATGCTTGCGGCATCCTTGTCGATGATCGTGCTCGATGGAACGATCGTGGGCGTCGCGCTGCCGACGCTCATCTCTGACCTCGACCTCGACGTGAGTGAGGCGCAATGGGTGAATGGCGTCTACTCCGTCGTGTTCGCCGCCCTTCTGCTGACCTCGGGGCGTCTCGGCGACCGGTTCGGCAGGCGCCGACTTCTGATCGCGGGAATCGTGGTCTTCGTCGCGGGCAGCGTGATCGCGGCATTCGCAACGTCGGCGAGCACGCTCATCGCAGCGCGTGTTGTGCAGGGCGTCGGCGGATCGCTCATTCTCCCCACAACGTTGTCGAGCGTGAATGCGACATTTCGCGGGCGTGATCGCGCCATCGCCTTCGGCGTCTGGGGAGCCGTCATCTCGGGCATGGCCGCGCTCGGTCCGCTCGCGGGCGGGTGGATCACGACGACGCTCACCTGGCAGTGGATCTTCATCGTCAATGTTCCACTCGGCGCGATTCTGATCGTCGGTGTGCTGATGACCGTCGACGAGTCGCGTGAACGAAGCGGGGCGCACGGCGTCGACGTCGTCGGACTGCTGCTGAGCGTCGCGGGCTTCGGCCTTCTGGTCTTCGGACTGATCGAAGGACAGTCTCTCGGATGGTGGGCGCCAGCGTCACCGTTGACGATTCTCGGGTGGACATGGGGGACGGATGCCGCGGTGTCGGCCGTGCCGATCGCGCTCGTGCTCGGCGCAGCATCCCTTGTCTTTTTTGCGATGTGGGAACAGCGTCGCGCTCGACGCAACGTCTCAGCGATTCTTGATCTCAGCCTGTTTCGCGTGAGCGCGTTCCGATGGGGAAATCTCGTCGCTCTCTGTGTCGCGATCGGGGAGTTCGGCTTGCTCTTCGTCCTTCCGCTATTCATCGTCAATGCCCTGGGCGTCAGCACGTTGCACGCGGGACTCGCGCTCGCTGCCATGGGGCTCGGAGCGTTCGTCGCCGGTGCTGAGGCGCGCCATATCTCTGCGCGGTTCTCAGCACCAACAACCGTGCTGATCGGGCTCGTGCTCGAGACCGTGGCCGTCTCAGCGCTTGTGTTCGTCGTGACAGCATCCATGTCTCTGTGGCTGCTTGCGGGCGTGCTCGTCGTCTATGGGCTCGGCTTGGGGCTCGCGTCAGCGCAGCTGACGGGAACGGTGCTCGCCGATATTCCGGTGGAGCAGTCGGGGCAGGGGTCGGCGACGCAGAGCACCGTGCGACAGGTGGGGTCTGCGCTCGGAACGGCCGTGATCGGAACGGTGCTCGCGGCGTCACTTGCGGGCGTGATTCCCGTGCATCTGGATGCTGTGGAGGGGTTGCCTTCTGAGCAGGCCGCGTCGATCTCTGACGCCACCGTGAGCGCGGCGGGCGGGACGATCGAGCCGCTGCGCGAGCAGGGCACGGATAGCGCGTTCGGTTCGGCTGCTCCTGATGTCGTGGAGGCGCTCTCTGAGGGCATGGCGGATGCTACGCGAATCTCAATCGCTGCTGCGGGAGGCTTTCTGGCGCTTGGCGCTATCGGTTCGACGGGCTTGCGAGCCTCGTCTCGTCGTGCGCGTCGCGTGTTTCGTGCTGCCTCGTGA
- a CDS encoding LLM class flavin-dependent oxidoreductase: protein MTRQIRFNAFDMNCVAHQSSGLWRHPDDKSRNYNTLDYWTHLAKVLERGKFDGLFIADVLGTYDVYGSSNEGAIKHGAQVPVNDPLMLVSAMAAVTENLGFGVTAGTAYEHPYPFARRLTTLDHLTRGRVGWNVVTGYLPSAARNMGHDDQMEHDDRYDYADEYLEVLYKLWEGSWEDDAVQFDRESGVFTDPSKVHEIGHEGKNFTVPGIHISEPSPQRTPVIYQAGASPRGVAFAAENAEAIFIANSTRDGLRDTVTRIRDGLEAAGRGRYDARIYALITVITDSTPEKAQAKFEDYLSYASPEGAAVFLSGWMGVDLSQYSLDEPVGNVKSNAIQSALANVQRGADDGTVWTVGDIAKQSAIGGLGPYIVGSGEEIADQLQDIAEHADVDGFNLAYAVTPGTFEDIVEHVIPVLQERGAYQTEYTPGTLRNKLQEKGDRVAPSHRAARYSYKNRVPQQS from the coding sequence ATGACCCGTCAGATTCGCTTCAACGCCTTCGATATGAACTGTGTCGCCCACCAGTCGTCCGGGCTGTGGCGCCACCCCGACGATAAGTCCCGCAACTACAACACGCTCGACTACTGGACGCATCTCGCGAAGGTGCTCGAGCGCGGCAAGTTTGACGGGCTGTTCATCGCCGACGTGCTCGGCACCTACGATGTTTACGGCTCGAGCAACGAGGGCGCGATCAAGCACGGTGCGCAGGTGCCCGTCAACGATCCGCTCATGCTCGTCTCGGCCATGGCGGCGGTGACCGAGAATCTCGGATTCGGCGTGACGGCGGGAACGGCGTATGAGCACCCGTACCCGTTCGCGCGGCGCCTGACGACACTCGACCACCTCACGCGCGGCCGCGTGGGCTGGAACGTCGTCACGGGATACCTGCCGAGTGCCGCGCGCAACATGGGGCACGACGACCAGATGGAGCACGACGACCGCTACGACTACGCCGACGAGTACCTCGAAGTGCTGTACAAGCTGTGGGAAGGCTCGTGGGAAGACGACGCCGTGCAATTCGACCGCGAGTCGGGAGTGTTCACCGACCCGAGCAAGGTGCACGAAATCGGGCACGAGGGCAAGAACTTCACTGTTCCCGGCATCCACATCTCTGAGCCCAGCCCGCAGCGCACCCCGGTGATCTACCAGGCCGGTGCCTCGCCGCGCGGCGTCGCATTCGCTGCCGAGAACGCGGAGGCCATCTTCATCGCGAACTCGACACGCGACGGCCTGCGCGACACGGTCACGCGCATTCGCGATGGTCTCGAGGCAGCGGGGCGCGGGCGCTACGACGCTCGCATTTACGCCCTCATCACCGTCATCACCGATTCGACGCCCGAGAAGGCTCAAGCGAAGTTCGAGGACTACCTCAGTTACGCGAGCCCCGAGGGTGCCGCGGTGTTTCTCTCCGGGTGGATGGGCGTCGATCTCTCGCAGTACTCACTTGACGAGCCGGTCGGCAACGTCAAGAGCAATGCGATTCAGTCCGCCCTCGCAAACGTGCAGCGCGGCGCCGATGACGGCACCGTGTGGACGGTCGGAGACATCGCCAAGCAGAGCGCGATCGGCGGGCTCGGCCCGTACATCGTGGGAAGCGGCGAAGAGATCGCCGACCAGCTGCAAGACATCGCCGAGCACGCGGATGTCGACGGGTTCAATCTCGCATACGCGGTGACGCCCGGCACGTTCGAAGACATCGTCGAGCACGTGATTCCTGTGCTGCAGGAGCGCGGGGCATACCAAACGGAGTACACCCCGGGAACTCTGCGCAACAAGCTGCAGGAAAAGGGCGACCGCGTTGCCCCGAGCCATCGGGCTGCGCGCTACAGCTACAAGAATCGGGTGCCGCAGCAAAGCTGA